The proteins below come from a single Garra rufa chromosome 3, GarRuf1.0, whole genome shotgun sequence genomic window:
- the LOC141332367 gene encoding E3 ubiquitin-protein ligase RNF182: MFPETECGICYRTYNLGRRCPRQLCCKHTFCESCLVTLGRSVGSPQPRIMCPLCRHSTPLSEATIQENLPVDEDIFERLVSAGSVEECEDDDEDAEEPEDAVIPPKEDVSSPPTSRKGHLMKRLSRMCKKFTGGARRNFMTDEDLRDLAMMSCYTM; encoded by the exons ATGTTTCCAGAAACGGAGTGCGGAATCTGCTACCGAACTTACAACCTCGGTCGGCGGTGTCCTCGACAGCTGTGCTGCAAACACACGTTTTGTGAGAGCTGCTTGGTGACGCTCGGGCGGTCCGTGGGGAGCCCCCAACCCCGGATAATGTGTCCGCTGTGCCGTCACTCCACACCGCTGTCGGAGGCGACAATCCAAGAGAACCTCCCGGTAGATGAGGACATTTTTGAGCGGCTGGTATCCGCGGGAAGCGTGGAGGAATGTGAGGATGACGACGAAGACGCCGAGGAGCCCGAGGATGCGGTCATCCCACCAAAAGAGGACGTTTCATCGCCCCCAACATCGCGAAAAGGACACCTGATGAAACGCTTAAGTCGCATGTGCAAAAAATTCACCGGGGGTGCGCGGAGAA ATTTTATGACTGATGAAGACTTAAGGGACCTGGCAATGATGTCCTGCTACACGATGTGA